One segment of Clostridium ljungdahlii DSM 13528 DNA contains the following:
- a CDS encoding carbon storage regulator translates to MLVLGRKPGEYIVIGDNIKVKVIKSEAGDLRLAIDAPRDVEITRGEVWEEQQKLRQAK, encoded by the coding sequence ATGTTAGTATTAGGCAGGAAGCCCGGAGAGTACATTGTAATTGGCGATAATATTAAGGTAAAAGTTATTAAAAGTGAAGCAGGTGATTTAAGGCTTGCTATAGATGCTCCTAGAGATGTAGAAATCACTAGAGGTGAAGTTTGGGAAGAACAGCAGAAATTGAGACAAGCTAAATAA
- a CDS encoding four helix bundle protein produces MLKKNILYEKTFKFSVRIVKLYKYLIDYRKEYVISKQILRSGTSIGANVKEGIVAQSKRDFLSKMYIALKEASETEYWLELLKETGYIDGKMFNSIIEDCKEISKILCATVRTTKERI; encoded by the coding sequence ATGTTAAAGAAAAATATACTTTACGAAAAGACTTTTAAATTTTCAGTGAGAATAGTAAAGCTATATAAGTACCTTATTGATTATAGAAAGGAATATGTTATTTCAAAGCAAATACTCCGGTCAGGTACAAGTATAGGAGCTAATGTAAAGGAAGGAATAGTAGCACAGAGTAAAAGAGATTTCCTATCAAAAATGTATATTGCATTAAAAGAAGCTTCGGAGACAGAATACTGGCTTGAACTTCTAAAAGAAACTGGATATATTGATGGAAAAATGTTTAATTCTATTATTGAAGATTGTAAAGAAATTAGTAAAATTTTATGTGCTACAGTTAGAACTACAAAGGAAAGAATATAA
- a CDS encoding flagellin — translation MIINHNLQANNAIRHMNSNTNAASKSMQKLSSGLRINSAADDAAGLAISEKMKAQVGGLNQANANAQDGVSMTQTAEGALNETTSILQRMRTLANQAANGTNTDQDRSNIQDEMDQLTSEINRIGNTTEFNTQKLLDGGTGSVDGNKITQATSATATIGKLTAGTLTNASTLTIDGQTFNFSNVKVAGNATDGATLGNVTNANGKKLSDYVDIKATANSITFTDKATGTTSTLSGATAFSGVTGTGTAATIAKSGVEGANALTGADISIAAGSSFTVKVGQDAAVTVNLPSTMSNKVYNTSSTDKNIQQAALQDLARDLNAALQNAGLGNNVTAAVSSGNKLQFISNTGNDITLAEVGAGTTLSTTLGMDTNLKTTGIAIQQVVGPGAAGSGFNTTFQIGANEGQSMSLNINDMRAAALGITGNAGQTGFTMTNTVTNGTTDIKQEAALNVMNKDDASAALTTIDKALSTVAAERGKLGAVQNRLEHTENNLSTSAENLTSAQARITDVDMASEMSEYSKNNILSQAAQAMLAQANQQPQQVLQLLK, via the coding sequence ATGATAATTAATCACAATTTACAAGCAAATAATGCTATTAGACACATGAACAGCAATACTAATGCTGCAAGCAAATCAATGCAAAAACTTTCTTCAGGTCTTAGGATAAACAGTGCAGCAGATGATGCAGCAGGATTAGCTATATCTGAAAAAATGAAGGCACAGGTTGGTGGCCTTAATCAGGCTAATGCAAATGCACAAGATGGTGTATCAATGACTCAAACTGCTGAAGGTGCATTAAATGAAACTACTTCAATTCTTCAAAGAATGAGAACGCTTGCTAACCAGGCAGCAAATGGAACTAACACTGATCAAGATAGATCCAATATACAGGATGAAATGGATCAGTTAACATCAGAAATCAACAGAATAGGTAACACTACTGAATTCAATACACAGAAGTTATTAGATGGTGGAACAGGCTCAGTTGATGGAAATAAAATTACTCAGGCTACAAGTGCAACAGCTACAATTGGAAAACTTACTGCCGGTACACTTACAAATGCATCTACATTAACTATTGATGGACAAACATTTAATTTTTCAAATGTTAAAGTAGCAGGTAATGCAACAGATGGAGCAACTTTAGGCAATGTTACTAATGCTAATGGAAAGAAATTATCAGATTATGTAGATATTAAGGCTACAGCTAATTCAATTACATTTACTGATAAAGCAACAGGAACTACAAGTACACTTAGTGGTGCTACTGCATTCAGTGGTGTAACAGGTACAGGTACTGCAGCTACAATAGCAAAATCTGGAGTTGAAGGTGCGAATGCTCTTACAGGTGCTGATATTTCAATAGCAGCAGGGTCTTCATTTACGGTTAAAGTGGGGCAGGATGCAGCTGTTACTGTAAATTTACCTTCAACAATGTCTAATAAAGTTTATAATACTAGTAGCACAGATAAGAATATACAACAAGCTGCTCTTCAAGATTTGGCAAGAGATTTAAATGCAGCTTTGCAAAATGCAGGACTTGGAAATAATGTTACTGCTGCAGTTTCAAGCGGAAATAAACTTCAGTTTATATCAAATACAGGAAATGATATAACTCTTGCAGAAGTTGGAGCAGGTACTACATTAAGCACTACATTGGGAATGGACACTAATCTTAAAACAACTGGAATTGCTATACAACAAGTTGTAGGACCTGGAGCTGCAGGAAGTGGATTTAATACAACATTCCAGATAGGAGCTAATGAAGGACAATCCATGTCATTAAACATAAATGATATGAGAGCAGCAGCTCTTGGAATTACAGGAAATGCAGGACAGACAGGATTTACAATGACAAATACTGTTACAAATGGAACTACAGATATCAAGCAGGAAGCTGCATTAAATGTTATGAATAAGGATGACGCTTCAGCAGCACTTACAACTATTGATAAAGCATTATCTACAGTTGCTGCTGAAAGAGGTAAATTAGGAGCAGTACAAAATAGACTAGAACATACTGAAAACAACTTATCAACTTCAGCAGAAAACTTGACATCAGCTCAAGCTAGAATAACAGATGTTGATATGGCATCAGAAATGTCTGAGTACTCAAAGAACAACATTTTGTCACAAGCTGCTCAGGCTATGCTTGCACAAGCTAATCAACAGCCACAACAAGTTCTTCAGTTATTAAAATAA